CTTCGAAGAACGCGCGCGCGCTGCTGACGTCGAGCTCGTCGAGGCGGTCGGCGGCCGCGCAGGCACGCTGCCACGCCGGCTGGCGCGCGAGCCGCACGCAGTTCTGCCGCAGCGCGGCCGTCGCGCCGATCAGTGCATCGTCCTGCCAGCCCGGCACCTGCTGCCACGCGACCGGCGTGAGCCGCTTCGCGGCGACCTGCCCCGGCACGATCGCCGCGCCGGTCTGCGGCTTGAGGGTCGACGTCCGCGTCGGCGCGCCGCCGCACGCGGCAAGCAGCGCCGCCGCCGCAGCCGCCGCGACCCAGCCGGCCACCCGGGGCCCAAACCACATACAATGTCCGTTCTTGATGGAAACCGCCATGTCAGATTTTCTCGACCAATATCCGATGCTCATCTTCGCGCTCGAAGCTTTCGTAGCGCTTGCCCTGCTGATCTTCATCGTCGTGTGGACGTCGTCGGGCAGGAAGAAGCACGCCCGCAACAACGACCGCCAGCCGCGCTGACCCGCTCCGCACGCTCAATGCAGCGTGCGCGGCATGTGCAACGCAAACTCGTCGACCGGCGCGTCGAACCGCTCGCCGTCCTCCGCCACGCAGAAGTACGCGCCACGCATCGTGCCGACCGGCGTCGCGATCACGGCCCAGCTCGTGTATTCGAACTGTTCGCCCGGCTGCAGTAGCGGCTGGTGCCCGACGACGCCGAGCCCCTTCACTTCCTGCACGTGGTTGTCGCTGTCCGTGATGATCCAGTGACGCGCGATCAGCTGCGCCGCGACCTGCCCGGTATTGCGGATCGTCAGCGTGTACGCGAATGCGTATTGACGTCGATCGGGGTCGGATTGTTCCGGCAAGTAGCTGGTTTTCACCGAAACGGTGAACTGATACTGACTCATGGTGTTTCCGCTGTAGGTAACCGCCCGCGCCGACTCGAGCGGCCAGGCCGCGGGCGCGCCGCATTGGTTCGGCATTCTATGCGGAATCGGGCCGCAACCGCACGGCTCTCGCCGCGCACCGGGTCGCCGGACGGTAGAATGGCGGTTTTGCGCCGCAGCGTCCCCGCTCCCCTGTCATGACTCAATTCCGCATCGCTCCCAGCATCCTGTCGGCCGACTTTGCACGGCTCGGCGAAGAAGTCCGCAATGTAGTCGCCGCCGGCGCCGACTGGATTCACTTCGACGTGATGGACAACCATTATGTGCCGAACCTGACGATCGGCCCGCTCGTCTGCGAGGCGATCCGCCCGCACGTGCAGGTGCCGATCGACGTGCACCTGATGGTGCGCCCGGTCGACCGGATCGTGCCCGATTTCGCGAAAGCCGGCGCCAACCTGATCAGCTTCCACCCGGAAGGCTCGGACCACATCGACCGTACGCTGTCGCTCATTCGCGATCACGGCTGCAAGGCCGGCCTCGTGTTCAATCCGGCCACGCCGCTGAACTATCTCGATCACGTGATGGACCGCCTCGACTTCGTG
This window of the Burkholderia cepacia GG4 genome carries:
- the apaG gene encoding Co2+/Mg2+ efflux protein ApaG; translation: MSQYQFTVSVKTSYLPEQSDPDRRQYAFAYTLTIRNTGQVAAQLIARHWIITDSDNHVQEVKGLGVVGHQPLLQPGEQFEYTSWAVIATPVGTMRGAYFCVAEDGERFDAPVDEFALHMPRTLH
- the rpe gene encoding ribulose-phosphate 3-epimerase; this encodes MTQFRIAPSILSADFARLGEEVRNVVAAGADWIHFDVMDNHYVPNLTIGPLVCEAIRPHVQVPIDVHLMVRPVDRIVPDFAKAGANLISFHPEGSDHIDRTLSLIRDHGCKAGLVFNPATPLNYLDHVMDRLDFVLLMSVNPGFGGQSFIPETLNKLREARARIDAYTKRTGREILLEVDGGVKTDNIAEIAAAGADTFVAGSAIFGKPDYREVIDEMRAALATVERS